In bacterium, the following proteins share a genomic window:
- a CDS encoding TonB-dependent receptor, which produces MLIEIALKLFNVFFLSLTIQGRVIDDQTRLPVSLASIEILGTQIGATTDSLGFFQLDNPPKEKKLVLKASHIGYLPDTVTVYLHFSNPAILYFRLKTNPIQLPEVKVLPEKTLIERAEPGVVFKKEDIRKTPANFGDDPLRSMPVIAGVGMSGSEWSGSPVIRGGDTDESPLFYDGIEVAWPWHLVGLISVFNSDFLESVSLWKSSIPIQYDALSSVTLICTPEIKKIGGGFVYDAIALKGYFWTTIANFADIALSLRKTFYYIKIGSLGKEFNPNFYDGALNLGFDITKNDRLTARFLLSEDFFFEASDSSRESTSLYKSEDSFYEVEDSSRERLSLCKVGYLHSGETFDFKIYGSCTYHLLGYEKDLLFPRVSFKHTSLSSNIELVWRPNKRMETIVGEEIKKEATSLASDYLASSTYAEIRAEILPEFLASLGCRLERIPWTTGLYLAPRASVTWNLFEILNIGASYRDSYQHPYRILRSSFYVKDFSFEPPSLDNLNPGFEALAPKRAQQYSAWLEFCPDTSTQIRMEPYYRRLSFLPLLDADSGWNSNGYGFSEGVEFGIEKKTNFGLQAEISYVLSATKRLEGDLVELCWGEYDQRHNINIRLHQSFPKGWLITASFRLNSGLPYTPVNDKGELGKPNSARSSFYHRLDLRVQRSCPELPLSPYFYIEVINVYNSQSPYRIKEYIDSTGTPVIYGYGRIPFLPMAGIGGSF; this is translated from the coding sequence ATGCTTATCGAAATCGCGTTAAAGCTTTTTAATGTCTTTTTTCTCTCATTGACAATACAAGGAAGAGTTATTGACGATCAGACAAGATTACCGGTATCGCTTGCGTCGATTGAGATACTCGGAACTCAAATAGGTGCAACAACCGATTCTCTCGGGTTTTTTCAACTTGATAATCCACCTAAAGAAAAAAAACTTGTTCTTAAAGCGTCCCATATAGGCTATCTTCCGGATACGGTTACGGTTTACTTACACTTCTCAAATCCTGCAATACTGTATTTTCGTCTTAAAACGAATCCAATACAACTACCCGAAGTGAAGGTTCTACCAGAGAAAACCTTAATCGAGAGAGCCGAACCCGGTGTTGTTTTCAAGAAAGAGGATATACGCAAAACGCCAGCGAATTTCGGAGATGACCCTTTACGGAGTATGCCGGTTATTGCCGGCGTGGGAATGTCTGGTAGCGAGTGGTCGGGCTCCCCCGTTATCAGGGGAGGGGACACCGACGAAAGCCCTTTATTTTACGACGGGATTGAAGTGGCATGGCCGTGGCATCTTGTCGGCTTAATATCTGTATTCAACTCGGACTTCCTGGAATCTGTTTCTCTATGGAAATCCTCTATCCCTATCCAGTATGATGCGTTGTCTTCTGTGACCCTGATATGCACACCTGAGATAAAGAAAATAGGAGGAGGTTTTGTCTATGATGCAATCGCACTCAAAGGGTACTTCTGGACCACCATAGCCAACTTTGCCGATATAGCGCTATCTCTCAGAAAAACGTTCTACTACATCAAGATTGGTTCTCTAGGCAAGGAGTTTAATCCCAATTTCTATGACGGAGCCTTGAATCTTGGATTCGATATTACTAAGAACGACAGACTTACTGCCAGATTCCTGTTAAGTGAAGATTTCTTTTTCGAAGCCAGCGATTCTTCTCGCGAATCAACTTCACTGTACAAAAGCGAGGATTCATTTTATGAGGTCGAAGACTCTTCTCGTGAAAGACTTTCACTGTGTAAAGTAGGATATCTGCATTCGGGAGAAACGTTTGATTTCAAGATATATGGAAGCTGTACGTATCATCTACTTGGTTATGAAAAAGATTTGCTGTTTCCTAGAGTATCCTTCAAACACACATCCCTTTCAAGTAACATTGAACTTGTTTGGAGACCGAATAAGAGAATGGAAACCATAGTCGGAGAAGAGATAAAAAAAGAAGCAACCTCTTTAGCTAGCGATTATCTTGCTTCAAGTACCTATGCGGAAATACGCGCAGAGATTCTCCCTGAATTCCTGGCTTCACTAGGATGCCGACTCGAAAGGATTCCCTGGACCACCGGGCTGTATCTTGCTCCAAGAGCGTCGGTAACTTGGAACCTTTTTGAAATTCTGAATATAGGAGCAAGTTACCGGGATTCGTATCAGCACCCGTATCGCATTCTCCGCAGTTCTTTCTATGTGAAAGATTTTTCCTTTGAGCCTCCGTCTCTAGATAATCTTAATCCGGGTTTTGAAGCACTTGCACCCAAGAGGGCGCAACAATATTCCGCTTGGTTGGAATTTTGTCCGGACACTTCAACGCAAATCCGAATGGAACCCTATTACCGGCGACTCAGTTTTCTTCCTCTCCTGGATGCTGATTCAGGCTGGAATTCCAACGGTTATGGATTTTCTGAAGGTGTCGAATTCGGAATAGAGAAGAAAACCAACTTCGGGTTGCAGGCCGAGATTTCATACGTTTTATCCGCAACAAAACGCCTAGAAGGAGACTTGGTCGAGCTATGTTGGGGTGAATATGATCAAAGACACAACATCAATATCAGACTCCACCAGTCATTCCCCAAGGGATGGCTCATAACGGCTTCTTTCCGATTGAATTCCGGTCTCCCCTATACTCCTGTTAATGATAAAGGTGAACTTGGCAAACCTAATTCAGCACGTTCATCTTTTTATCACAGGCTGGATTTACGTGTTCAGCGAAGCTGTCCGGAACTGCCGCTATCACCGTACTTCTACATCGAAGTAATAAACGTCTACAACTCGCAAAGCCCATATCGGATTAAAGAATACATTGATTCTACAGGAACACCTGTTATTTACGGCTACGGCCGCATACCGTTTCTGCCCATGGCAGGAATTGGTGGATCCTTCTGA
- a CDS encoding glycosyltransferase family 2 protein, whose amino-acid sequence MIALDDVAIVIPAYEASDTLGKVLSDLIESGAKPEQIWVVDDGSPDETGNVANSFHVNLLRHKKNLGKGAAHKTGFKEVIKKGYRWILTLDADTQHDVGEVGRFLSADPQKMDLIIGTRRFNMKGMPFDRWFVNRLTSMVLSIFGGRAVSDSQCGYRLISAEVIEKVPLVTVRFDTESELVAKALWAGFRLLEVPITTLYTSPRSHINKLLDTLRFVKLCVFHLFWR is encoded by the coding sequence ATGATAGCATTAGATGATGTTGCAATAGTGATTCCAGCCTATGAAGCATCCGATACCCTTGGGAAAGTTCTTAGCGATTTGATTGAATCAGGGGCCAAACCCGAACAAATATGGGTCGTTGATGACGGCTCCCCCGATGAAACCGGAAATGTGGCTAACAGCTTTCATGTCAACTTGCTCCGGCACAAAAAAAATCTCGGCAAAGGGGCGGCTCACAAAACAGGCTTTAAAGAAGTCATCAAAAAAGGATACCGGTGGATTCTCACTCTCGACGCCGATACACAGCATGACGTCGGCGAAGTGGGAAGATTTCTTTCAGCCGATCCGCAAAAGATGGATTTAATAATCGGAACCCGGCGGTTTAATATGAAAGGTATGCCGTTTGACAGATGGTTCGTCAACCGTTTGACATCAATGGTGCTTTCAATCTTCGGTGGGAGGGCCGTTTCGGATTCCCAATGCGGCTACAGGCTCATTTCAGCAGAAGTTATTGAAAAGGTCCCTCTAGTTACGGTTCGATTCGACACCGAATCAGAGCTTGTTGCCAAAGCATTATGGGCAGGATTCAGGCTGTTAGAGGTTCCCATTACGACCCTTTACACATCACCCCGATCACACATTAATAAGTTATTGGATACGCTGCGCTTCGTCAAGCTATGCGTTTTTCACCTGTTTTGGAGATAG
- a CDS encoding deoxyribonuclease IV produces the protein MRFGFHISISHGFVESLEVAKSLGCETMQIFTGSQQQWRRSVIDEDDASEFKTRRKKKDISPLFVHLFYLPNFATPDRELLEKSQNALIAELDRAAMLGAEYIILHPGAYKNSTKEEGIRKVAASLDYVFGKIAGGRGDKVKVLIENTSAGGTRLGGEFEEFARIFDFLKHSYKVGVCLDTAHAFEAGYPIHTEEGLADTLEEFDRLVGLNKLHLLHLNDSKSAFSSRNDRHWHIGEGEIGIETFKRIIRHPRLKHIPAIMETPTDFQADLKNMKTVKAIRNGA, from the coding sequence ATGAGGTTCGGTTTTCACATAAGCATATCGCACGGATTTGTTGAATCCCTCGAGGTCGCCAAGTCGCTCGGTTGTGAAACCATGCAGATATTTACCGGATCGCAGCAGCAGTGGCGAAGATCCGTAATCGACGAGGATGATGCCAGCGAATTTAAAACTAGAAGAAAAAAGAAAGATATATCGCCTCTTTTTGTACATCTATTCTATCTGCCTAATTTCGCTACTCCAGACCGGGAGCTACTGGAAAAATCCCAGAACGCTCTTATTGCCGAGCTTGACCGTGCTGCGATGCTTGGCGCTGAATACATTATTCTTCACCCGGGAGCATATAAAAACTCGACCAAGGAGGAGGGAATTCGAAAAGTTGCAGCTTCTCTTGATTATGTCTTCGGCAAGATAGCAGGAGGCAGAGGCGATAAGGTAAAAGTGCTTATTGAAAACACCTCTGCCGGCGGGACCCGTCTTGGAGGCGAGTTCGAAGAGTTTGCCAGAATCTTCGATTTCCTTAAGCATTCATACAAAGTCGGTGTCTGCCTGGACACAGCACATGCATTCGAAGCAGGCTACCCTATTCATACCGAGGAGGGGTTGGCAGATACCCTTGAGGAGTTTGACCGTCTAGTCGGTCTCAACAAACTGCATCTTTTGCATCTTAACGATTCCAAAAGCGCTTTTTCAAGCCGTAACGACCGCCATTGGCACATAGGAGAGGGCGAGATAGGTATCGAAACGTTCAAAAGAATAATAAGGCATCCCCGTCTCAAGCATATACCTGCAATCATGGAAACACCTACGGATTTCCAGGCAGACCTTAAGAATATGAAGACGGTCAAAGCGATAAGGAACGGTGCATGA
- the recR gene encoding recombination protein RecR produces MTRSLSELIGLLKELPGIGEKSAQRIARYILKLRNNEAQRLSSAILAARIQTHACERCGNLTEDVLCRICSDSSREKYEICVVEEAFDIPVIENSGVYRGQYHVLGGVLSPVDDVSPDSLRIKELLERTKKENIREVILAISATTEGEATASYIAEILKGSGIRVSRIARGIPVGSDIGLADEVTIEKAMRGREFMNESGNG; encoded by the coding sequence ATGACCCGTTCTCTTTCTGAACTCATAGGGCTTCTGAAAGAACTCCCTGGAATAGGAGAAAAGAGCGCCCAGCGCATCGCACGCTATATTCTCAAGCTCAGAAACAATGAAGCGCAGCGCTTGAGTTCAGCCATCCTCGCTGCACGCATCCAAACCCATGCCTGCGAGCGCTGCGGGAATCTTACGGAAGACGTATTATGCCGCATATGTAGCGATTCATCAAGGGAAAAATACGAAATATGCGTGGTGGAAGAGGCTTTCGATATACCCGTTATCGAGAATTCCGGCGTCTACAGGGGTCAGTATCACGTGCTTGGAGGAGTGCTGTCGCCAGTCGATGACGTTTCGCCAGATTCGTTAAGGATAAAGGAACTGCTTGAAAGAACAAAGAAAGAAAACATACGTGAAGTGATTCTGGCGATTTCCGCCACAACCGAAGGCGAAGCGACTGCATCCTACATCGCAGAGATACTGAAGGGTTCAGGTATACGCGTAAGCCGTATTGCAAGAGGCATACCTGTAGGATCCGATATAGGTCTTGCCGATGAGGTAACCATTGAAAAGGCAATGAGGGGAAGGGAGTTCATGAATGAAAGCGGGAACGGATGA
- a CDS encoding YbaB/EbfC family nucleoid-associated protein, giving the protein MKQADLLRKAQELQERMAEIMTSVRGEATSGGGMIKAVADGNGIILELKIDPEVIVAEDKDMLEDLIIAAVNEAKRKAQEKAKEEMQKIIGMPLPGLF; this is encoded by the coding sequence ATGAAACAGGCAGATCTGTTGCGCAAGGCTCAGGAGCTTCAGGAACGCATGGCTGAGATAATGACTTCGGTCAGGGGAGAGGCAACATCGGGCGGCGGTATGATTAAGGCCGTGGCAGACGGAAACGGAATAATACTTGAACTCAAGATAGATCCAGAAGTCATTGTGGCGGAGGATAAGGATATGCTTGAGGATCTTATAATAGCGGCAGTAAATGAAGCAAAACGTAAAGCCCAGGAAAAAGCAAAAGAAGAAATGCAGAAAATCATCGGCATGCCCTTGCCTGGTCTCTTTTAG
- the dnaX gene encoding DNA polymerase III subunit gamma/tau, protein MQPRTFSLRYRPQIFEELFDQEHIKRTLINAIERSKLAHAYLFTGPRGVGKTTTARILAKSLNCEKGQGAHPCNQCSACIEITASKSMDVLEIDGASNRGIDQIRDLRENIRYLPTGGRYRIYIIDEVHMLTTEAFNALLKTLEEPPRHVIFVFATTEPHKVPATILSRCQRFDFKRIPAHVIAERLSMIIAKENLDLDKDAIALISEIADGGLRDAESVLEQITTFKEGRITALDVTELLGIVPQERFVGFLKVLRGGSEKEILLFLEEIFKQGYDVAEYYFGLIRFIRSLLLYRLGINKDDFGVLGSEALSEAENHHPKNLAKILERFLRAEEVFKKSLEKTILIETISLSLLYTDNEQNQAHQKINPPQTPRSNPSPVKEEPETDTPSGSKETSKQEHETEKGEQLATKKEEPGKPSSLSSLWKSFLVELSQEQSFLTLALNSSALLQENENTLHIGITGSKFNLDIIEHDKNDLERRFSEIANRRVRLVFEILEKEEEKTDAKKMENTSVDDILDIFKGEIIR, encoded by the coding sequence ATGCAGCCCCGCACATTTTCATTACGATACAGACCCCAGATCTTTGAGGAGTTGTTCGACCAGGAACATATAAAACGCACACTCATTAATGCAATAGAACGATCAAAGCTCGCACATGCCTACCTTTTCACCGGACCAAGAGGAGTCGGAAAAACCACAACCGCAAGAATACTTGCAAAAAGCCTGAACTGTGAGAAGGGACAAGGAGCTCATCCATGCAACCAGTGTTCGGCGTGTATCGAAATAACTGCTTCCAAGAGCATGGACGTGCTCGAGATAGACGGAGCATCCAACAGAGGAATCGATCAGATAAGGGATCTGAGAGAAAATATCCGGTATTTGCCGACGGGCGGCAGATACCGAATCTACATTATTGATGAAGTCCATATGCTGACGACCGAAGCTTTCAATGCCCTTTTGAAGACTCTTGAAGAACCGCCAAGGCATGTAATCTTCGTTTTTGCCACCACTGAACCGCACAAGGTTCCAGCAACCATACTTTCAAGGTGTCAGAGGTTCGACTTCAAACGAATCCCCGCACACGTAATTGCTGAACGTTTAAGCATGATAATCGCGAAAGAAAACCTTGACTTAGACAAGGATGCTATCGCGCTCATTTCAGAGATAGCTGACGGCGGGCTTAGAGACGCAGAAAGCGTTCTTGAACAAATCACTACCTTCAAGGAAGGCAGAATAACCGCTCTGGATGTCACGGAACTCCTTGGCATTGTTCCTCAGGAAAGATTCGTAGGTTTCTTGAAGGTATTAAGAGGAGGCTCAGAGAAAGAGATCCTCCTCTTCCTGGAAGAAATATTCAAACAAGGTTACGATGTTGCGGAGTACTATTTCGGTCTGATCCGTTTTATAAGGAGCCTGCTTCTATATCGATTAGGAATAAACAAGGATGATTTCGGAGTTTTGGGATCAGAAGCTTTATCGGAGGCCGAAAATCATCATCCAAAAAACCTCGCAAAAATTCTTGAACGTTTTTTAAGAGCCGAAGAAGTCTTCAAGAAAAGCCTCGAAAAAACAATATTGATTGAAACGATATCGCTTTCCCTCCTCTACACGGATAACGAACAAAATCAGGCGCATCAAAAAATAAACCCTCCTCAAACACCGCGAAGCAACCCGTCCCCGGTAAAGGAAGAACCGGAAACCGATACGCCTTCCGGTTCAAAGGAAACCTCTAAGCAAGAACATGAAACAGAAAAGGGTGAGCAGCTTGCAACAAAAAAAGAGGAACCGGGAAAGCCATCATCCTTGTCATCTCTGTGGAAGTCTTTTCTCGTTGAATTATCACAAGAACAGTCCTTCCTTACACTTGCGCTGAATTCATCCGCACTGCTGCAAGAAAACGAAAATACTCTACATATCGGTATTACCGGGTCGAAATTCAATCTTGATATTATTGAACACGATAAAAATGATCTTGAAAGAAGATTTTCGGAGATTGCGAACAGGAGAGTGCGATTGGTTTTCGAGATCCTAGAGAAGGAAGAAGAAAAAACCGATGCGAAGAAGATGGAAAACACCAGCGTTGACGATATCCTGGATATATTTAAAGGAGAAATCATTAGATGA
- a CDS encoding ABC transporter substrate-binding protein, which produces MKHLLTAVIVVLVAVLLTILIVPMVKYAQPVEVTIAVEPSLSAASITYAEAKSSIFPSQDVKVKAKIIVMDNPKQALDDLNQGKIQFALMPWPEALRWMDEHPKDTLRCILSEEFKVGAPQDGIFARKGVKLDKITDLEGKKIGVSALTELPMKAIIGSAQLNASKITIKLYPKDKLIPALESGEVDLIYALEPYFTEALGKFGKPYDEGAMMPKWIKAPYWGSGLFVTPKYLKEHKLAVVRVNKGMEMTYDRIGKESDSARIFAAKTLGISDPKVTSNMNLTEIVRAQDMDAATIQDLSDKYEIYGVLKSINITEKKILVPREDLRE; this is translated from the coding sequence ATGAAGCATTTACTGACTGCAGTTATTGTTGTTCTGGTGGCGGTTCTTCTGACCATATTGATAGTGCCGATGGTCAAGTACGCTCAGCCTGTGGAAGTAACCATAGCTGTTGAGCCTTCCCTTTCCGCCGCATCCATAACTTACGCTGAAGCGAAGAGCAGCATCTTCCCGAGTCAGGATGTCAAGGTGAAAGCAAAAATCATCGTTATGGATAATCCCAAGCAGGCACTTGACGATCTCAATCAGGGCAAGATTCAATTCGCCCTTATGCCTTGGCCGGAAGCGCTGCGTTGGATGGATGAGCATCCGAAAGACACCCTGCGCTGCATACTTTCGGAGGAGTTCAAGGTCGGCGCACCCCAGGACGGGATATTCGCGCGAAAAGGCGTAAAGCTTGATAAGATAACCGACCTTGAAGGAAAAAAGATAGGTGTAAGCGCTTTAACGGAACTGCCCATGAAAGCGATCATTGGTTCGGCTCAACTGAACGCGTCCAAGATAACCATTAAGCTCTACCCAAAGGACAAGCTTATTCCGGCGCTTGAGTCCGGCGAAGTGGATTTGATTTACGCTCTTGAACCGTACTTCACCGAAGCGCTAGGGAAGTTCGGAAAACCCTACGATGAAGGCGCAATGATGCCCAAGTGGATAAAGGCTCCTTACTGGGGATCGGGTCTTTTTGTCACTCCTAAATACCTTAAGGAGCACAAGCTTGCCGTCGTACGAGTCAACAAAGGAATGGAGATGACCTACGACAGGATTGGAAAGGAAAGCGATTCAGCGCGCATTTTTGCAGCAAAGACGCTAGGTATTTCCGATCCGAAGGTTACCTCAAACATGAACTTAACGGAGATAGTTAGGGCTCAGGACATGGATGCCGCAACAATTCAAGATCTTTCAGACAAATACGAGATTTACGGAGTACTTAAAAGCATCAACATAACAGAGAAGAAGATTCTGGTGCCGAGAGAGGATTTGAGAGAGTAG
- a CDS encoding tetratricopeptide repeat protein has protein sequence MKRAFGLLVIGLIATAFAKDPNIEGGKIHYRDGRYEKADALFIKALSGSSAEEAYFWHGKASVRLNNPVEAARAFLHALDSDPTGNIIRNDEEGIALAKIAFRYGAIDLFDDTLMQDTVVIFLKKGIELDPKETFDYVLLGRFYLQNDKGDEAIKVAEDLEKVVPASPQVPYIKARVSLSKEEYEKSIEYFNDAIAAYKKELGELEEKIASQLERKIEEIHPVLASLDSMESAKDSVPPAEKENFLVSNIGFLPPQAKNFLKWRSGYIAQRHETSVAYSYLGQAYFWTKKYPEADTAFSNALEFDTENTDAAWYKGFNYFYLRDYKNAIVYFEKSIDTLNPNPTIYLYLGICYLKDETKDLDKAGEFLFKAEELDNENPDVYLNLTVYWREKGDLQKASEAYKRAQELSKQGDNQ, from the coding sequence ATGAAACGAGCTTTTGGTCTTTTAGTGATCGGATTAATAGCTACGGCATTTGCCAAGGATCCCAATATTGAGGGGGGAAAGATACATTACAGGGATGGTCGATATGAAAAAGCAGACGCTCTGTTCATCAAGGCGCTATCAGGTTCTTCTGCCGAAGAGGCATACTTCTGGCATGGAAAAGCAAGTGTTCGCCTTAACAATCCGGTCGAGGCCGCAAGAGCTTTTTTACACGCGCTGGACTCAGACCCGACCGGTAATATTATCAGGAATGATGAAGAAGGTATCGCTTTAGCTAAGATAGCATTCAGATACGGTGCCATAGACCTCTTCGATGATACTCTAATGCAGGATACCGTTGTGATTTTCCTAAAGAAAGGCATCGAATTAGACCCAAAAGAAACCTTCGACTACGTTCTTCTGGGTCGCTTTTACCTGCAAAACGATAAAGGCGATGAAGCTATTAAAGTCGCCGAAGATTTGGAAAAAGTCGTACCTGCCTCTCCCCAGGTTCCATACATAAAGGCTCGTGTATCGCTTAGCAAGGAAGAATACGAAAAATCGATAGAATATTTCAATGACGCCATAGCCGCTTACAAAAAAGAGCTTGGCGAGCTAGAAGAAAAGATTGCATCTCAATTGGAAAGGAAGATAGAAGAGATTCATCCTGTACTCGCTTCGCTCGACAGCATGGAATCGGCAAAGGACAGCGTACCTCCTGCTGAAAAAGAAAACTTCCTCGTTTCAAACATAGGTTTCCTTCCTCCGCAGGCAAAGAACTTCCTTAAATGGAGAAGCGGATATATCGCACAAAGGCACGAAACTTCGGTAGCATATTCCTATCTGGGACAGGCGTACTTCTGGACGAAAAAATATCCAGAAGCTGATACCGCGTTCTCTAATGCACTGGAGTTTGATACTGAAAATACGGACGCCGCGTGGTACAAGGGTTTCAATTACTTTTATCTCAGGGACTATAAAAACGCGATTGTCTATTTTGAAAAATCCATCGACACACTAAATCCTAATCCCACAATTTACCTCTACCTTGGTATATGCTATTTGAAAGACGAAACGAAGGACCTCGATAAAGCAGGGGAGTTCCTTTTCAAGGCAGAGGAACTAGACAATGAAAACCCCGACGTTTATCTGAATTTAACCGTCTACTGGCGGGAAAAGGGAGATTTGCAGAAAGCATCAGAAGCTTACAAAAGAGCCCAGGAACTAAGCAAGCAAGGAGATAACCAATGA